One segment of Mycolicibacterium sp. YH-1 DNA contains the following:
- a CDS encoding TetR/AcrR family transcriptional regulator has protein sequence MVTPRERMVISTALLIRERGAHSTAIADVLEHSGAPRGSAYHYFPGGRTQLLCEAVDYAADFTSNRIASAASSLEAIDHIVDGFRTQLVESDYRAGCPVVAVAVEADNPEVIERAAAAFTRWTGLIADRLTHDGVATDRADELAMLFMSSIEGAIVVARSTHDVKPLEIVHRHLRATVAAEFKESRQ, from the coding sequence GTGGTCACGCCCCGCGAACGGATGGTCATCTCGACAGCGCTGCTGATCCGCGAACGCGGCGCCCACTCGACGGCGATCGCCGATGTTCTCGAACACAGCGGCGCGCCCCGCGGGTCGGCCTACCACTACTTCCCCGGTGGCCGGACGCAGCTGCTGTGCGAGGCCGTCGACTATGCCGCAGACTTCACGTCAAACCGAATCGCGAGTGCCGCAAGCAGTCTCGAGGCGATCGACCACATCGTAGACGGGTTCCGGACGCAGCTGGTGGAGTCCGACTACCGGGCCGGCTGCCCCGTCGTCGCCGTCGCGGTGGAAGCAGACAACCCCGAGGTCATCGAGCGTGCCGCAGCCGCGTTCACCCGGTGGACGGGCCTGATCGCCGACCGGCTGACACACGACGGTGTCGCGACGGACCGCGCCGACGAGCTCGCGATGCTGTTCATGTCATCGATCGAGGGCGCGATCGTCGTCGCCCGCTCCACTCATGACGTCAAACCCCTCGAGATCGTCCACCGGCATCTGCGCGCCACAGTGGCGGCAGAGTTCAAGGAGTCCCGACAATGA
- a CDS encoding tubulin-like doman-containing protein, which yields MRRFLVVGCGGSGGATLSYMMDQLRSELHTAGVDKLIAGWQFVHIDVPSAADPGPDGLANVAMQGGTYVGCGPRGSSYSILDGALSARLAAGTALDAIATWAPRQPDQVTNPISAGAGQYRAIGRMITLSKAGEIRSKLQSATDELFRVETMSQMASLDVPGMGRFDPNQPPLVLVVSSMAGGAGASMALDVCRLLTMVSGVDVKLMGVFMVTPDIFESLPPSARIGVRANALAMLGEIVASQSGAARDHDVRILRALGHQHGDGEPIPFARVFPVGRYVGADRTQFGDGSQFAVYRGLGRGLAGLMMSGSASDQFVSYDLGNTASPAGDKDLLGWGISVWDPLPWGTYGFSSLSMGRDRYAEYAAQRLARSSADKLLRGHLQPGNPASGNEQLESLLSSQWDAICTGLGLPSAVGDEDSRVTMLGTWVANTAFSPEVVGSTVSGLVDRQLRGYLPHPEGMSAEQWVPMFRQAIANRRDALTTACTEAAYDMAFGWHRDFARRLEQTVIEAVSTLGLPYTRALVDRVRHHIDDVLTGVLTQLGTMGPAEIAALPAHVETALGGLRGVLSNTDQVLATALEGFHAGVRRQLYASASARIADVMRVMGTELLIPLRHALGEALVTLEQASVEPPTDIGLARLATDQYAAWPADSDELVPGRFAEANNEVLLINSSAFKARYESDLVKAVVGSQGLIPFATSVDRATTGVIAGQWDTTGGVSAPEGLLERTSTWTTRALGTDPETGRTRVPSMAQFDVHTRPAELLARARQYVDRPGESFYEFCKVSLRDFVQGMGASESELSARRHDIAGKFAEALSLARPLASVNDQAMQRVHPGQQVEYRYKFSDIPFAGQPVAAALEDALASNPRIDSATKENFARSLSDEDGVTRVDIFGSYPNYSPLAFDSVLVPAAQEWASMASPGRAGFWRFRRSRPLPASLPMTDAERRTMTGGWFVGQIIGRIQIPAPPYTEPVRIYDGDAGRWLSFPNPLLTPPSEYKASYDWLPAVLESILLAIAQSHEPPLMSSLRPYQVLRELFDANSQAPASGILQLSAVHLLRDFVVTGSSGPGLISRVTPVAAASTPAERISAATTWLGRVRDTAAQYLPAGTPGADPNGTFTTISGRAKATNTPIFRDMAPDVFWATESLIKTLQRILTLGDDDDEPTADDQVVLSRGVMF from the coding sequence ATGCGACGATTCTTGGTAGTGGGTTGTGGTGGTTCGGGTGGCGCGACGCTGTCCTACATGATGGACCAGCTGCGCTCCGAACTGCACACCGCAGGCGTCGACAAGCTGATTGCCGGTTGGCAATTCGTTCACATCGATGTGCCCAGCGCGGCAGATCCCGGCCCGGACGGGTTGGCGAACGTGGCCATGCAGGGTGGCACGTACGTCGGGTGTGGCCCGCGGGGGAGCAGCTACTCGATTCTCGACGGCGCGCTTTCGGCGCGGCTCGCCGCAGGAACCGCACTGGACGCCATCGCGACGTGGGCGCCGCGCCAGCCGGATCAGGTGACCAATCCGATCTCGGCGGGTGCCGGCCAGTACCGGGCGATCGGGCGAATGATCACGCTCAGCAAGGCCGGTGAGATCCGCAGCAAGCTGCAGTCGGCCACCGATGAGCTCTTCCGCGTGGAGACCATGTCACAGATGGCGTCGCTGGATGTCCCCGGAATGGGGCGGTTCGACCCGAACCAGCCGCCACTCGTGTTGGTGGTGTCTTCGATGGCCGGCGGTGCAGGTGCGTCGATGGCACTCGATGTGTGCCGGCTGCTGACCATGGTGTCGGGCGTCGACGTGAAGCTGATGGGCGTCTTCATGGTCACCCCGGACATCTTCGAGTCGCTGCCGCCGAGTGCGCGAATCGGGGTGCGGGCCAACGCTCTCGCGATGCTCGGTGAGATCGTCGCCTCTCAGTCCGGGGCGGCGCGGGACCACGATGTGCGCATCCTGCGCGCGCTCGGACACCAGCACGGTGACGGTGAGCCGATCCCGTTCGCCAGGGTGTTTCCGGTGGGCCGCTACGTCGGGGCCGACCGGACCCAGTTCGGCGACGGCTCGCAGTTCGCGGTCTATCGCGGGCTCGGCCGTGGCCTGGCCGGGCTGATGATGAGCGGCAGCGCCAGCGATCAGTTCGTCTCGTACGACCTGGGCAACACCGCATCCCCGGCCGGTGACAAGGATCTGTTGGGTTGGGGTATATCGGTGTGGGACCCGCTGCCGTGGGGCACCTATGGGTTCTCCTCGCTGTCGATGGGCCGTGACCGCTACGCCGAGTACGCGGCACAGCGGCTGGCTCGCAGCAGCGCGGACAAGCTGCTGCGCGGCCACTTGCAGCCAGGCAACCCCGCCTCGGGTAACGAGCAACTCGAGTCGTTGTTGTCCAGCCAGTGGGACGCAATCTGCACCGGCCTGGGTCTGCCGTCCGCGGTGGGCGACGAGGACAGCCGGGTCACCATGCTCGGCACCTGGGTCGCCAACACCGCGTTCTCGCCAGAGGTGGTCGGCTCGACGGTGAGTGGGCTGGTGGACCGTCAGTTGCGCGGCTACCTGCCACATCCCGAGGGGATGAGCGCCGAGCAGTGGGTGCCGATGTTCCGCCAGGCGATCGCGAACCGCCGCGACGCGCTGACGACCGCGTGCACCGAGGCCGCCTACGACATGGCGTTCGGCTGGCACCGCGACTTCGCAAGACGGCTCGAGCAGACGGTGATCGAGGCCGTCTCGACGCTGGGTCTGCCGTACACGCGGGCGCTGGTCGACCGGGTACGCCACCACATCGACGACGTGTTGACCGGTGTCCTAACCCAGCTCGGGACGATGGGTCCTGCCGAGATCGCCGCCCTGCCCGCACACGTCGAGACGGCTCTTGGCGGGCTGAGGGGCGTGCTGTCCAACACCGATCAGGTGTTGGCGACGGCACTCGAGGGCTTCCACGCCGGCGTGCGCCGCCAGCTCTATGCCTCGGCATCCGCGCGCATCGCCGATGTGATGCGCGTGATGGGCACCGAACTGCTGATTCCCCTGCGTCATGCGCTCGGCGAGGCGTTGGTGACGCTCGAGCAGGCAAGTGTCGAGCCGCCAACGGACATCGGCTTGGCAAGGCTGGCGACCGACCAGTACGCGGCGTGGCCTGCCGACTCGGACGAATTGGTACCTGGCCGTTTCGCCGAGGCGAACAATGAGGTGCTGCTGATCAATTCGTCCGCGTTCAAGGCCCGTTATGAATCGGATCTCGTCAAGGCGGTGGTTGGTTCGCAAGGGCTGATACCGTTCGCAACCTCGGTGGACAGAGCCACCACCGGTGTCATCGCCGGCCAGTGGGACACCACCGGCGGGGTGTCCGCCCCCGAGGGGCTGCTGGAGCGCACCTCCACGTGGACGACCCGGGCATTGGGCACCGACCCCGAGACCGGCCGGACACGCGTGCCGTCGATGGCGCAGTTCGATGTGCACACCCGCCCCGCGGAGCTTCTGGCTCGGGCGCGGCAGTACGTCGACCGACCGGGTGAGTCCTTCTACGAGTTCTGCAAGGTTTCGCTACGAGATTTCGTGCAGGGCATGGGCGCATCGGAGTCCGAACTGTCTGCCCGCAGACACGACATCGCGGGCAAGTTCGCGGAGGCGTTGTCGCTCGCGCGCCCGCTGGCCAGCGTGAACGACCAGGCCATGCAACGGGTACATCCCGGCCAGCAGGTCGAGTACCGCTACAAGTTCTCCGACATCCCGTTCGCGGGCCAGCCCGTCGCAGCGGCACTGGAGGACGCGCTGGCATCCAATCCGCGAATCGACAGCGCCACGAAGGAGAACTTCGCCCGGTCGCTGTCGGACGAGGACGGTGTAACCCGCGTCGACATCTTCGGCTCGTACCCGAACTACTCGCCATTGGCCTTCGACTCGGTACTCGTACCCGCCGCACAGGAGTGGGCATCGATGGCTAGCCCTGGGAGGGCGGGGTTCTGGCGCTTCCGGCGGTCCCGCCCGCTGCCTGCGTCGCTGCCGATGACCGACGCCGAACGCCGCACCATGACCGGGGGCTGGTTCGTGGGACAGATCATCGGACGCATCCAGATTCCCGCGCCTCCATATACGGAACCAGTGCGCATCTACGACGGTGATGCGGGCCGGTGGCTGAGCTTCCCCAATCCGTTGTTGACCCCGCCTTCGGAGTACAAGGCCAGCTATGACTGGCTACCTGCGGTGCTCGAGTCGATCCTGTTGGCGATAGCTCAGTCGCACGAACCGCCGTTGATGTCCTCGCTGCGGCCCTACCAGGTGCTGCGGGAGCTTTTCGACGCAAACTCGCAGGCTCCGGCCAGCGGAATTCTGCAGTTGTCGGCGGTACACCTGCTCCGAGACTTCGTCGTGACGGGTTCGTCAGGGCCCGGCCTGATCTCCCGGGTGACACCGGTCGCGGCCGCATCGACACCCGCCGAACGCATCAGCGCCGCCACAACCTGGTTGGGTCGGGTTCGCGACACCGCCGCCCAATACCTGCCTGCCGGTACTCCCGGCGCCGACCCCAACGGTACGTTCACGACGATCTCTGGCCGTGCAAAGGCGACAAACACGCCGATCTTCCGCGATATGGCGCCCGACGTGTTCTGGGCGACCGAGAGCCTGATCAAGACGCTGCAGCGGATCTTGACTCTCGGCGACGACGACGATGAGCCGACCGCCGACGATCAGGTCGTGCTGTCCCGAGGGGTGATGTTCTAG
- a CDS encoding DUF4190 domain-containing protein, whose translation MTVAGDPFRQVPADPPSPPNGPAPHTYLPQPQPWPFGPTGGNPYPPTEPPHNTLATLSPVFAVVAPPVGVILGHRALMQIRRSGERGRTAAIWGVVIGYVLTAALLAGLILWAITDPSGRSEPAPGPGTVGADPPLRAPPPVVVTSVAPPPVSPRVKLDLTQVTVGTCAEIQKRDIGADALDLFAVPCKHRQGVYTVVARVANDFDCQSTYIAAPPDHSFALCLNEY comes from the coding sequence ATGACTGTCGCCGGTGATCCGTTCCGACAGGTGCCGGCCGATCCGCCCAGTCCGCCCAATGGACCGGCTCCCCACACGTATCTGCCGCAGCCGCAGCCGTGGCCGTTCGGCCCGACCGGCGGAAACCCTTATCCGCCAACGGAACCACCCCACAACACACTCGCAACACTGTCACCTGTCTTCGCCGTCGTGGCGCCGCCAGTTGGCGTGATTCTCGGTCATCGGGCCCTGATGCAGATACGCCGGTCAGGTGAGAGGGGCCGCACGGCAGCCATCTGGGGCGTGGTCATCGGTTATGTGTTGACTGCGGCACTGCTGGCCGGATTGATCCTGTGGGCCATCACCGATCCATCCGGAAGATCCGAACCGGCGCCGGGCCCGGGCACCGTCGGAGCTGATCCGCCGCTGCGGGCCCCGCCTCCGGTGGTGGTGACTTCAGTGGCGCCACCGCCCGTCAGCCCCAGGGTCAAGCTCGACCTGACGCAGGTGACCGTCGGCACCTGCGCGGAAATTCAGAAGCGTGACATCGGCGCCGATGCGCTAGATCTGTTCGCGGTACCTTGCAAACACCGCCAAGGGGTGTACACCGTCGTCGCCCGCGTTGCCAACGACTTCGACTGCCAATCCACCTACATCGCAGCCCCGCCCGATCACTCATTCGCACTGTGCCTCAACGAGTACTGA
- a CDS encoding molybdopterin-dependent oxidoreductase codes for MTTDWLPTACILCECNCGIIVQIEDRSIAKIRGDKDHPASQGYTCNKALRIDHYQNNRNRLTSPLRRRDDGTYEEIDWDTAIAEIAAGFSRIRDEHGGDKIFYYGGGGQGNHLGGAYSGAFLKAIGSRYRSNALAQEKTGEFLVDSHLYGGHTRGEFEHAEVSVFVGKNPWMSQSFPRARVVLNEIAKDPRRSMIVIDPVITDTAKLADFHLRVRPGTDAWCLAALAAVLVTENLCDEAFLDAHVTGADAVRAVLREVPIADYARECGVGEELIRAAARRIAAAASVSVFEDLGIQQAPNSTVCSYLNKMLWILTGNFAKRGGQHLHSSFAPLFSSGGVGRTPVTGAPIIAGLVPSNVVPQEILTDHPDRFRAMIVESSNPAHSVADSAAVREALQSLELLVVIDVAMTETARLADYVLPAASQFEKPEATFFNLEFPHNTFHLRHPVLDPLPGTLAEPEIWARLVRALGVVSDEELRPLRAAAERGLEAYTEAFLVAVSGNPALGRVLPFVLYETLGPSLPDGLAGAAALWGLAQKAAMTYPAAVQRAGHADGNALFEAILNSRSGVMFTEHEYEDDFALITHADRRIALEMPDMLAEVAALRTAASVLTTGEFPMVLSAGERRAYTANDILRDPSWRKRDTDGALRISSTDAAMLGLVDGGRARVTTAGGSAVATVEVTDVMLPGHVSLPNGYGLDHVDAEGHSHTPGVAPNALTSTGWRDAYAGTPWHKHVPARIEAATAR; via the coding sequence ATGACCACTGACTGGCTTCCGACCGCGTGCATCCTGTGTGAGTGCAACTGCGGGATCATCGTTCAGATTGAGGACCGCTCCATCGCCAAGATTCGCGGCGACAAGGACCATCCCGCGTCGCAGGGTTACACCTGCAACAAGGCGTTGCGGATCGACCACTACCAGAACAACCGCAACCGTCTGACGTCGCCGCTGCGTCGTCGCGATGACGGCACATATGAGGAGATCGACTGGGACACAGCGATCGCCGAGATCGCCGCGGGGTTCAGTAGAATCCGCGATGAGCACGGCGGCGACAAGATCTTCTATTACGGCGGCGGCGGTCAGGGTAACCACCTCGGCGGTGCTTACAGCGGCGCGTTCCTCAAGGCGATCGGATCCCGCTACCGCTCGAATGCGTTGGCCCAGGAGAAGACTGGCGAGTTCCTCGTGGACTCTCACCTCTACGGTGGGCACACGCGGGGTGAGTTCGAGCATGCCGAGGTGTCGGTCTTCGTCGGCAAGAACCCCTGGATGTCGCAGAGCTTCCCCCGCGCGAGGGTGGTGCTCAACGAGATCGCGAAGGACCCGCGCCGGTCCATGATTGTCATCGACCCGGTCATCACCGACACGGCGAAGCTGGCGGACTTCCACCTGCGTGTGCGGCCCGGCACCGACGCGTGGTGTCTTGCCGCCCTCGCCGCGGTGCTGGTGACCGAGAACCTGTGCGATGAGGCGTTCCTGGACGCGCACGTGACGGGCGCGGATGCCGTGCGCGCCGTGCTGCGTGAGGTGCCCATCGCGGACTACGCGCGGGAGTGCGGTGTCGGGGAGGAGTTGATTCGGGCCGCCGCCCGCCGGATCGCCGCCGCCGCCAGCGTGTCGGTGTTCGAGGATCTGGGCATCCAGCAGGCGCCCAACAGCACGGTGTGCTCTTACCTCAACAAGATGCTGTGGATCCTCACCGGGAACTTCGCCAAACGCGGTGGACAGCACCTCCACTCGTCGTTCGCGCCGCTGTTCAGCAGCGGAGGTGTCGGACGAACACCCGTCACGGGGGCGCCCATCATCGCGGGACTGGTCCCGAGCAATGTTGTGCCGCAGGAGATCCTCACGGACCACCCGGACCGTTTCCGCGCGATGATCGTCGAGAGCAGCAATCCGGCCCATTCGGTGGCAGATTCGGCGGCCGTGCGTGAAGCGCTGCAATCGCTGGAGCTATTGGTGGTCATCGATGTCGCGATGACCGAGACGGCGCGCCTCGCCGACTACGTCCTTCCCGCGGCGAGCCAGTTCGAGAAGCCCGAGGCGACATTCTTCAATCTCGAGTTCCCGCACAACACCTTCCACCTCCGGCACCCCGTGCTTGACCCGTTACCGGGAACCCTCGCCGAGCCGGAGATCTGGGCCCGGCTGGTCCGTGCCCTCGGCGTCGTCAGCGACGAGGAGCTCCGACCGCTGCGCGCCGCTGCCGAGCGCGGTCTGGAGGCGTACACCGAGGCCTTCCTCGTCGCGGTCAGCGGCAACCCGGCACTGGGTCGGGTGCTTCCGTTCGTGCTCTACGAGACGCTGGGGCCGAGCCTTCCCGACGGGCTTGCGGGAGCGGCGGCGCTGTGGGGACTAGCCCAGAAGGCGGCGATGACGTACCCCGCCGCGGTGCAGCGCGCCGGGCATGCCGACGGTAACGCGCTGTTCGAGGCCATTCTGAACAGTCGTTCCGGCGTGATGTTCACCGAGCACGAGTATGAGGACGACTTCGCGTTGATCACGCACGCCGATCGCCGCATCGCGCTCGAGATGCCCGATATGTTGGCCGAGGTCGCGGCGCTTCGTACCGCGGCGTCGGTCCTGACCACGGGCGAGTTCCCGATGGTCCTCTCGGCCGGCGAGCGCCGCGCCTACACCGCCAACGACATCCTGCGGGACCCGTCCTGGCGCAAGCGCGACACCGACGGGGCGCTACGGATCAGCAGCACCGACGCTGCCATGTTGGGCCTGGTCGACGGCGGTCGGGCGCGAGTCACCACCGCTGGGGGTTCAGCGGTGGCCACCGTTGAGGTGACCGACGTGATGTTGCCGGGCCACGTGTCGCTGCCCAACGGCTACGGCTTGGACCACGTTGACGCAGAGGGGCACTCACACACGCCGGGTGTCGCGCCGAACGCTCTGACGTCAACGGGTTGGCGTGACGCGTATGCCGGGACACCATGGCACAAGCACGTGCCAGCCAGGATCGAAGCCGCCACCGCGCGCTGA
- a CDS encoding VWA domain-containing protein: protein MRNSRHRAGRLLRWLSAAFLAGGLVLLGSPVPLAHADAGGANRYGGCLAAQKRGDLLLLFDESSSLQSTDAKAARVSAANYLIQTLGAYADQVGADLDVAVAGFADSYVLHESWTKLSAATTGSIADKLAPEATRNTGIDTDYWLALDGARQTLASRESGPGNADRCQAIAWFSDGKIDFTARPVVKPYAPDVSLDSAGGIGEMVRRATEGICRAGGVADQIRSRGIVMLAVGLSGNSAPGDFDTMSAIATGKGVLGTDCGSITTPVPGDFYPVSNLDDMLFAFDALNPDPGITRQGPVCHLRVCPEARHDFVLDRSIKSVNILGSGGVPGIEPYLISPSGKTLELPKKPGTTDVQIGGTPVQYEWQSDSAQTISIRNSGPEWAGRWAVVYVDTTGQHPDAVSKVNIHITTDIYPALANADQIDWRSGQVVKRLTFGLADGQGHALAPTDLAGTARMSVALVPDGGAPIPLVESAPKSDIAKPVDANLTDVKPGRAELRMSLVVTTAPATGRNGEQIAPGTMLSPQNVEVPIQILPKANLPSPGSRIDFGTMEGVKGATALLPITGPGCAWISPSEVAKVRATPDGVGAPHFSSDASSPDNCLKVQAGQTVNLPVTLRTDHDGHGGLDGSIGVHVAALADPDGPQVIDVPFFASLTHPLSTTNFLVVLIAAILLGPGIPLALLYAAKWRVSRIPPKPLLAERIPVVVNDDVVQRDGAPFAMADTDLVHPVPGLARATRRLSVLGTTLIATTGRSPFGSGHVRVEADGRISTGSALPGTDRSGLHAVLPLAVHNNWVVLHDPDGPAGEAEVLLLVGGRTDNAARQRIYDDVARRLPELLAALRLRAVEAGVAPPHDPTSHSSPFGETAAAATQADPFGADVTAMSPAIPRWRSDPDPFDPFDGGP from the coding sequence ATGCGCAACAGCCGACACCGAGCCGGGCGGCTGTTGCGCTGGTTGTCGGCGGCCTTCCTTGCCGGGGGGCTCGTCCTGCTGGGTTCACCTGTCCCTCTCGCACATGCCGACGCGGGTGGCGCGAACCGATACGGAGGGTGCCTGGCAGCGCAGAAGCGCGGTGATCTTCTGCTGCTCTTCGACGAGTCGAGCAGCCTGCAGTCGACCGACGCCAAGGCGGCGCGAGTGTCGGCGGCGAACTATCTCATCCAGACGCTGGGCGCATACGCCGACCAGGTCGGCGCAGACCTCGACGTCGCGGTGGCCGGTTTTGCAGACAGCTATGTGCTGCATGAGAGTTGGACGAAGCTGAGCGCTGCGACGACCGGTTCCATTGCTGACAAGCTGGCCCCAGAGGCAACGCGTAACACCGGTATCGACACTGATTACTGGCTCGCCCTCGACGGTGCGCGCCAGACGTTGGCATCCCGGGAGAGCGGCCCCGGCAATGCCGACCGATGCCAGGCCATCGCTTGGTTCTCCGACGGCAAGATCGATTTCACGGCGCGGCCGGTGGTTAAGCCGTATGCACCCGACGTCAGTCTGGACAGCGCGGGCGGTATCGGCGAGATGGTGCGCAGAGCCACCGAGGGGATCTGCAGGGCCGGAGGGGTGGCAGATCAGATCCGCTCCCGTGGCATCGTGATGTTGGCGGTCGGCCTCAGTGGCAATAGTGCTCCAGGGGATTTCGACACGATGTCGGCGATAGCCACCGGAAAGGGTGTCCTTGGGACGGACTGCGGCAGCATCACCACGCCGGTGCCGGGTGACTTCTATCCGGTGTCCAACCTCGACGACATGTTGTTCGCGTTCGACGCACTGAACCCCGATCCCGGGATCACGCGGCAGGGGCCCGTGTGCCACCTGCGGGTGTGTCCAGAAGCGCGCCACGACTTCGTGCTCGACCGCTCCATCAAGTCTGTGAACATCCTTGGCTCAGGTGGCGTGCCCGGCATCGAGCCCTACCTGATCTCTCCGTCCGGTAAGACGTTGGAGCTGCCCAAGAAGCCTGGCACGACCGATGTCCAGATAGGCGGGACGCCGGTGCAATACGAGTGGCAGTCCGACTCCGCGCAGACCATCTCGATTCGTAACAGCGGGCCAGAGTGGGCGGGCAGATGGGCCGTCGTCTACGTCGACACCACAGGACAGCACCCGGACGCGGTATCCAAGGTCAACATCCACATCACCACCGACATCTACCCCGCGCTGGCCAACGCGGATCAAATCGACTGGCGCAGCGGGCAGGTCGTGAAGCGATTGACGTTCGGTCTTGCCGATGGTCAGGGTCACGCACTGGCTCCGACCGATCTGGCGGGCACGGCGAGGATGTCGGTGGCGCTGGTACCCGACGGTGGAGCACCCATACCGCTTGTCGAGTCCGCGCCGAAGTCCGATATCGCCAAACCGGTCGACGCCAACTTGACCGACGTCAAACCCGGCCGTGCCGAGTTGCGGATGTCGCTCGTCGTCACCACCGCGCCGGCCACCGGTCGCAATGGTGAACAGATCGCGCCAGGCACGATGTTGTCGCCGCAGAATGTCGAGGTCCCGATCCAGATCCTGCCCAAGGCGAATCTGCCCAGCCCCGGTAGCCGTATCGACTTCGGCACCATGGAGGGGGTCAAAGGGGCGACGGCGTTGTTACCGATCACCGGGCCGGGCTGCGCGTGGATCTCGCCTTCTGAAGTAGCCAAAGTCAGAGCGACGCCCGACGGCGTCGGTGCCCCGCACTTCAGCTCCGACGCCAGCAGTCCTGACAACTGCTTGAAGGTGCAGGCGGGTCAGACCGTGAACCTGCCGGTCACACTGCGTACCGACCATGACGGCCACGGCGGACTCGACGGCAGTATTGGGGTACACGTCGCCGCGCTTGCCGACCCGGACGGCCCACAGGTGATTGACGTGCCGTTCTTCGCCTCCCTGACCCATCCCTTGAGCACCACGAACTTTCTGGTGGTGCTGATCGCCGCCATACTGCTCGGACCGGGCATACCACTCGCCCTGCTATACGCCGCCAAGTGGCGGGTGAGCAGAATACCGCCGAAACCTCTGCTGGCTGAGCGCATTCCGGTGGTAGTGAACGACGACGTTGTCCAGCGTGACGGCGCACCGTTCGCAATGGCCGATACCGACCTGGTGCACCCCGTGCCAGGCCTGGCGCGCGCCACCCGCAGATTGAGCGTGCTCGGCACGACGTTGATCGCGACGACCGGCAGAAGCCCGTTCGGCAGTGGACATGTTCGCGTAGAGGCCGACGGCCGCATCAGCACTGGATCCGCGCTTCCCGGCACCGACCGCAGCGGCCTGCACGCCGTGTTGCCACTGGCGGTGCACAACAACTGGGTGGTCCTGCACGACCCCGACGGGCCTGCCGGTGAGGCGGAGGTGCTGCTGCTGGTCGGCGGGCGCACCGACAACGCTGCCCGTCAGCGTATCTACGACGATGTGGCCCGCAGGCTTCCCGAGCTCTTGGCTGCACTGCGGCTGCGTGCGGTCGAAGCCGGTGTGGCTCCACCGCACGACCCAACGTCGCACTCATCACCGTTCGGTGAAACGGCCGCAGCGGCAACGCAAGCCGATCCGTTCGGTGCCGATGTGACCGCGATGTCCCCAGCCATCCCGCGGTGGCGGTCCGATCCCGATCCGTTCGACCCGTTTGATGGAGGACCCTGA
- a CDS encoding nitronate monooxygenase, protein MHTSLCDQLGIEFPIFAFTHCRDVVVAVSKAGGFGVLGAVGFTPEQLEIELNWIDEHIGDHNYGVDIVVPNKYEGMDSNLSADELGKMLADMVPQEHLDFAKKILLDHGVPLTAEDNESTLRLLGWTEATATPQVEIALKHPKMTLIANALGTPPVDMIEHIHAEGRKVAALCGSPSQARKHADAGVDIIIAQGGEAGGHAGEVGSIVLWPQVVKEVAPIPVLAAGGIGSGQQIAAALALGAQGAWTGSQWLMVEEAENTQAQQAAYIKAGSRDTVRSRSFTGKPARMLRNDWTDAWENPDNPKPLGMPLQFMVSGLAVSATHKYPDETVDVAFNPVGQVVGQFHKVEKTSAVIERWVQEYLEATTTLNDLNEAAST, encoded by the coding sequence ATGCATACTTCCCTCTGCGATCAACTCGGCATCGAGTTTCCGATTTTCGCCTTCACGCACTGCCGTGACGTCGTGGTAGCCGTCAGCAAGGCCGGCGGCTTCGGCGTGCTCGGCGCGGTCGGCTTCACCCCCGAGCAGCTCGAGATCGAGCTGAACTGGATCGATGAGCACATCGGTGACCACAACTACGGCGTCGATATCGTCGTCCCCAACAAGTACGAGGGCATGGACTCGAACCTGTCCGCCGACGAGTTGGGCAAGATGCTCGCGGACATGGTGCCCCAGGAGCACCTCGACTTCGCCAAGAAGATCCTCCTCGATCACGGTGTGCCGCTCACCGCGGAGGACAACGAGAGCACGTTGCGCCTGCTCGGCTGGACCGAGGCGACGGCCACCCCGCAGGTCGAGATCGCCCTCAAGCACCCCAAGATGACGCTGATCGCCAACGCACTCGGCACTCCCCCCGTCGACATGATCGAGCACATCCACGCTGAGGGCCGCAAGGTCGCCGCGCTGTGCGGGTCGCCGAGCCAGGCGCGAAAGCACGCCGACGCAGGCGTCGACATCATCATCGCCCAAGGTGGCGAGGCCGGCGGGCACGCAGGCGAGGTCGGCTCCATCGTGCTGTGGCCCCAGGTGGTCAAGGAGGTCGCACCCATTCCGGTGCTCGCCGCGGGTGGTATCGGCAGCGGACAGCAGATTGCCGCGGCTTTGGCACTCGGCGCCCAGGGCGCGTGGACGGGTTCGCAGTGGCTCATGGTGGAGGAGGCCGAGAACACCCAGGCGCAGCAGGCCGCGTACATCAAGGCCGGCAGTCGCGACACCGTGCGCAGCCGCTCGTTCACCGGCAAGCCGGCCCGCATGCTGCGCAATGACTGGACCGACGCCTGGGAGAACCCGGACAACCCGAAGCCGCTCGGCATGCCGCTTCAGTTCATGGTCTCGGGACTCGCCGTCTCCGCGACGCACAAGTACCCCGACGAGACGGTCGACGTCGCGTTCAACCCGGTTGGCCAGGTCGTCGGTCAATTCCATAAGGTCGAGAAGACCTCCGCCGTGATCGAGCGATGGGTACAGGAGTACCTCGAGGCGACGACCACGCTGAACGACCTCAACGAGGCAGCCAGCACCTAG